From the Cucurbita pepo subsp. pepo cultivar mu-cu-16 chromosome LG05, ASM280686v2, whole genome shotgun sequence genome, one window contains:
- the LOC111794944 gene encoding uncharacterized protein LOC111794944, with translation MVPSMLFRASTCLLFLALFFALAYSIPDPQQXFFVVSESTTLQLSRGLPVQNSPGSKPGTVVVCERVYIQGLLRIKNLWKLAHTVKVKLSMINSSARIPNVEVCFHRNMSLGIGMCPQSQWEKVAKGSWAQSMSPFDHKLIDIRTSGLSLESFEVSIEEEFFMYRIIFLILGLVLMSSASILGKSLVFYYGSAMTIGVLLVVLMILFQGMKLLPTGRKSSLAIFLYASAVGLGSFFLRYIPGLLHQILLEMGISEDMYNPVATFLLAFIFLIGAWLGFWVVHKFVLDEDGSIDTSTSLFVTWCIRILAALLILQCSLDPLLATGVLICGIMASSILRRTFKFRFLRRQYKNLFKSPKRKLKRSHIFDKPRFDDSDDELAMKSPLSYEDPGFYRSQDRNFALQSCSLSERDEYPSTFHSTPGRREFSKDEWKRFTKDSTEKALEGLVSSPDFGRWLVDNADRINITPQSSRRAEKGRKWLPWL, from the exons ATGGTCCCTTCGATGCTGTTTCGTGCTTCTACTTGCCTTCTTTTTCTCGCCCTGTTCTTCGCTTTAGCATACTCCATTCCTGACCCTCAACAGNtttttttt GTTGTCTCTGAATCCACAACTCTGCAACTATCTCGTGGCTTGCCTGTGCAAAATTCTCCAGGTTCCAAACCTGGAACTGTGGTGGTTTGTGAAAGAGTATACATCCAAGGATTATTGAGGATTAAAAATCTGTGGAAGCTTGCCCACACGGTAAAAGTGAAGCTTTCCATGATAAATTCAAGTGCTCGGATACCGAATGTAGAGGTTTGTTTTCACAG GAACATGTCACTTGGTATAGGGATGTGTCCACAAAGTCAGTGGGAGAAAGTTGCCAAGGGTTCTTGGGCTCAATCCATGTCGCCGTTTGACCACAAGCTTATAGATATCAGAACTTCTGGGTTATCCTTGGAAAGTTTTGAGGTATCTATTGAAGAAG AATTCTTTATGTACcgcataatttttttaatcctgGGCTTGGTGTTGATGAGTTCGGCCTCCATTCTTGGCAAGTCATTGGTATTCTATTATGGAAGTGCTATGACAATTGGAGTTCTCCTTGTAGTGTTAATGATCCTTTTTCAG GGAATGAAGCTTCTTCCTACCGGTCGGAAGAGCTCACTTGCAATTTTTCTATATGCATCTGCA GTTGGTCTGGGATCTTTTTTCCTCCGTTACATACCTGGATTATTGCATCAAATACTTTTGGAAATGGGTATAAGTGAGGACATGTATAATCCT GTAGCTACATTTCTACTggcttttatttttctgattGGAGCATGGTTGGGCTTTTGGGTAGTCCACAAATTTGTCCTTGATGAAGATGGATCAATTGATACTAGCACATCGCTTTTCGTCACATGGTGCATACGGATTCTGGCTGCTCTTCTGATTCTTCAG TGTTCTTTGGATCCATTGCTGGCAACAGGAGTTTTAATATGTGGAATAATGGCTTCATCAATACTGAGGAGAACTTTTAAGTTCAGATTTCTTCGTCGGCAGTACAA GAATTTGTTCAAATCGCCAAAGAGAAAACTCAAGAGATCTCATATCTTTGATAAGCCACGTTTTGATGATTCTGATGATGAACTCGCCATGAAGTCTCCCCTGAGTTATGAAGACCCCGGGTTCTATCGATCTCAAGACAGAAACTTTGCCCTTCAGTCCTGCAGTCTTTCTGAACGTG ATGAATATCCTTCGACATTCCATTCCACACCTGGACGGAGAGAATTTTCTAAGGATGAGTGGAAAAGGTTCACAAAGGACTCAACCGAAAAAGCTTTGGAAGGACTAGTTTCTTCGCCAGATTTCGGCAGGTGGCTCGTTGACAATGCAGATAGAATCAACATAACTCCCCAAAGCAGTAGAAGAGCTGAGAAAGGTCGAAAGTGGCTCCCTTGGTTGTGA
- the LOC111795669 gene encoding cysteine-rich and transmembrane domain-containing protein WIH1-like, producing MSYYDHQQPPVGAPPPQGFPPKDAYPPPGYPVQGYPTAQGYPPPPPPPVYAPQYAPTTQQPPPKDKTGCLEGCLAALCCCCLLDACF from the exons ATGAGCTACTACGACCACCAACAGCCGCCGGTTGGGGCTCCGCCGCCACAAG GCTTCCCTCCCAAGGACGCTTACCCTCCCCCTGGGTACCCCGTTCAGGGCTACCCTACGGCTCAAGGGTACCCCCCTCCTCCGCCGCCCCCGGTGTATGCCCCACAGTACGCTCCGACTACTCAGCAGCCTCCTCCCAAGGACAAAACTGGTTGCCTTGAAGGATG TTTAGCAGCACTTTGCTGTTGCTGTCTCTTGGATGCTTGCTTCTGA